Proteins found in one Scardovia inopinata JCM 12537 genomic segment:
- a CDS encoding inositol monophosphatase family protein, whose protein sequence is MVLVDLSSANLRHIAQQLYDAIVEAGRNALQVQISPRIFNAREALSVDTSQTYRELVTASVDEDVLRFMRHKVDSIAPLDGYWEEVGTSRRPGGHYWCIGKVDGAINFVRNMSEWTLTLSLFEINETGAAYPILGIVHAPALGMTYLAVRSEGAIRIRHTSSGDKRQRIIPTTTRTLAGSVVSFGMSYFAQEPRRAIDAVARMAGLPADIKRIGPASLDLCKVADGTYDAYFEPTLHHWDIPAVSAGSIIVWESGARLRRWDDSEINWYENNDIVASNGLITDELQKYLIQ, encoded by the coding sequence ATGGTCCTGGTGGATTTATCAAGTGCGAATTTGCGGCATATTGCCCAGCAGCTTTACGATGCCATAGTCGAAGCGGGCAGGAATGCTTTGCAGGTGCAAATCTCGCCCCGGATCTTCAATGCCAGGGAGGCTTTGTCCGTAGATACCTCTCAGACTTACAGAGAACTGGTTACTGCTTCAGTGGATGAAGATGTCTTACGTTTTATGAGGCATAAGGTGGATTCTATCGCCCCCCTCGACGGATACTGGGAAGAGGTTGGGACTAGCCGCCGGCCCGGTGGACACTACTGGTGTATTGGAAAAGTAGATGGGGCCATTAATTTTGTGCGCAATATGTCGGAATGGACTCTGACTCTGTCTCTTTTTGAAATTAATGAGACGGGCGCTGCTTACCCCATTTTAGGAATTGTCCATGCTCCGGCCCTGGGCATGACTTATCTGGCTGTTCGTTCTGAAGGGGCTATCCGCATTCGTCATACCAGTTCGGGGGATAAGCGGCAGAGGATTATTCCCACCACTACTCGGACTCTGGCAGGGTCAGTCGTTAGCTTTGGTATGTCGTATTTTGCTCAGGAACCTCGCCGGGCTATTGATGCAGTGGCCAGGATGGCCGGTTTGCCAGCAGACATTAAGCGGATTGGACCCGCCTCTCTGGACTTATGCAAGGTAGCAGACGGAACATATGACGCTTATTTTGAACCCACCCTGCACCATTGGGACATTCCTGCTGTCTCTGCCGGGAGCATTATTGTCTGGGAGTCTGGTGCCCGCCTGAGGCGGTGGGATGATAGTGAGATCAACTGGTATGAGAATAACGATATTGTTGCTTCCAATGGTTTAATCACCGATGAGCTGCAGAAATATTTAATTCAATAA
- a CDS encoding ribonuclease H family protein, translated as MKNTATITGTVTVSTDGSALSNPNGPMGWGWAEHTDTTGGHIASSTGRDCDCGGASNGTNQIGELCAVLQALRTHRGSYCLIIESDSQYAIKCSTIWLEGWKKNGWKNSKHEPVKNAPLIKAIDREISERPGPVSFTWVKGHAGNMYNEKVDSLARGYAEKCQAGRAPNYLPYEGWQSLISSIYGHSMTIPDNPSQAPQADDYLAADQTSRPEADKDTTKEGSRNRVSNSATAPTIETTETTETTVAHELLAQIRSAADQFNLAAQRLENASAHMDKAIASLDEAIRRFDDSSWDNNHQDTLF; from the coding sequence ATGAAAAATACAGCAACAATCACCGGCACGGTGACAGTCTCCACAGATGGAAGCGCCTTATCCAACCCTAACGGACCCATGGGCTGGGGATGGGCTGAACACACAGACACGACCGGCGGCCATATAGCTTCGTCGACGGGCAGGGACTGTGACTGCGGAGGAGCAAGCAATGGAACAAACCAGATTGGCGAGCTGTGCGCCGTATTACAGGCTTTACGTACCCACAGGGGATCTTATTGTCTGATTATTGAATCAGATTCCCAATATGCCATCAAATGCTCCACCATCTGGCTAGAAGGCTGGAAGAAGAACGGTTGGAAGAATTCCAAGCACGAGCCTGTCAAGAATGCCCCTTTGATCAAAGCCATAGACAGGGAGATTTCTGAGCGGCCAGGACCGGTAAGTTTTACCTGGGTAAAAGGCCACGCAGGTAATATGTATAATGAGAAGGTTGACAGCCTTGCCCGTGGATATGCAGAAAAATGTCAGGCAGGCCGCGCACCTAACTATCTGCCCTATGAAGGATGGCAGTCCCTGATCTCCTCTATTTACGGACACTCCATGACAATTCCCGACAATCCCTCTCAGGCTCCGCAGGCTGATGATTATCTTGCAGCCGATCAGACCAGCAGGCCGGAGGCAGATAAGGATACCACCAAGGAAGGCAGCAGAAACCGGGTATCAAATTCAGCAACAGCGCCAACTATCGAGACTACAGAAACCACAGAGACTACGGTCGCTCATGAGCTTTTAGCCCAGATTAGATCCGCTGCTGACCAGTTTAATCTGGCTGCTCAGAGGCTGGAAAATGCCAGCGCTCATATGGATAAGGCTATTGCCAGCCTTGACGAGGCAATTCGTCGTTTTGACGATAGTAGTTGGGATAATAATCATCAGGATACTTTATTTTAA
- the rpiA gene encoding ribose-5-phosphate isomerase RpiA, with the protein MDKETQDKLKKAAGIEAAKLVTDGMIAGLGTGSTVRFLVDELGRRTQEEGLKFTGVTTSRRTQEQAESYGIKIVNIDDVDRIDVTIDGADEVDKNFDGIKGGGAALLWEKIVAINSHKIVWIVDESKVVDTIGKFPLPVEVIPFGAGHVVKHFEDKGYKPVLRLNQQGSPVLTDEKNYVVDLHLGQIDAPQELAQDLITTVGVVEHGLFLNMVDTVIVGDPHGPRILTNPRKIK; encoded by the coding sequence ATGGATAAAGAAACACAGGATAAGCTCAAAAAAGCAGCAGGCATTGAAGCCGCCAAACTGGTCACCGATGGTATGATCGCCGGCCTGGGAACAGGTTCAACTGTCCGCTTCCTCGTTGACGAGTTAGGCAGGAGAACTCAGGAGGAAGGCCTGAAATTCACCGGAGTGACTACCTCCCGCCGTACACAGGAGCAGGCAGAAAGCTACGGAATTAAAATTGTGAACATTGATGATGTAGACAGGATTGATGTCACCATTGATGGAGCCGACGAAGTTGATAAAAACTTCGATGGAATTAAGGGCGGCGGCGCAGCTCTCCTCTGGGAAAAGATTGTTGCCATCAACTCACATAAAATTGTATGGATTGTTGATGAGTCTAAAGTTGTGGACACTATTGGCAAGTTCCCCCTACCCGTTGAAGTTATACCCTTCGGTGCCGGCCATGTTGTTAAGCACTTTGAAGACAAAGGGTACAAGCCTGTTCTGCGCCTAAATCAGCAGGGATCTCCCGTGTTGACCGATGAAAAGAACTATGTGGTTGACCTGCATCTTGGCCAGATTGATGCCCCCCAAGAGTTGGCCCAAGACCTGATCACCACAGTAGGCGTGGTGGAGCACGGTCTCTTCCTCAATATGGTTGACACGGTAATTGTTGGAGACCCTCACGGTCCCCGCATTCTGACCAACCCTAGGAAGATAAAGTAA
- a CDS encoding 30S ribosomal protein bS22: MGSVIKKRRKRMSKKKHRKMLRKTRHQRK; the protein is encoded by the coding sequence ATGGGTTCTGTCATCAAGAAGCGTCGCAAGCGGATGAGTAAAAAGAAGCACCGCAAAATGCTGCGTAAGACTCGTCATCAGCGCAAGTAG
- the radA gene encoding DNA repair protein RadA, producing the protein MAKSPRKYVCSECGWDGSKWYGRCPNCGQWGTIEEFHESSLPSSHSRASSSRSLSQAETEAILKPVTDEGLHDVVRLSTGFEEFNRVLGGGIVPGAVILMAGEPGIGKSTLLLETAGNISRALQTEGKKILYISGEESLAQIRMRARRIGAVVANLLLASTTDLATVASLIRRESPALAIVDSVQTIYDQETDGIPGGSTQVRQVAVSLIDCAKSLGIPILLVGHVTKDGSIAGPRTLEHLVDVVCQFEGDNQTALRLLRSLKNRFGPTDEVGCFDMSGEGIEEVADPSGLFVSDSQEQSAGTCVTFIVDGHRSLPLEIQALVTSSVLPSPRRTTNGVDYNRLAMIVAVLHRHGRISLLNNDIYVSTIAGGSAREPACDLAIAAALASAAREIPIDRQTLCLGEISLTGQIRPVPRITNRLREAARIGFTRALVPRHRKGSPWYKEADSRHIGNLDLVEVSSLKEALEQLL; encoded by the coding sequence ATGGCAAAGTCACCAAGGAAGTATGTATGCTCTGAATGCGGATGGGACGGATCCAAATGGTATGGGCGCTGTCCCAATTGCGGCCAGTGGGGAACAATCGAGGAATTTCACGAATCATCCCTGCCCTCCTCCCATTCCAGGGCATCATCCTCTCGTTCCCTCAGCCAGGCGGAAACAGAAGCCATTCTTAAGCCTGTTACCGACGAAGGCCTGCACGATGTTGTTCGCCTGTCAACCGGTTTCGAGGAATTTAACCGGGTTCTGGGCGGAGGAATAGTGCCTGGAGCTGTGATTCTTATGGCAGGAGAACCAGGCATTGGAAAATCCACTCTTCTACTGGAAACAGCAGGGAATATTTCCAGAGCCCTCCAGACAGAGGGGAAGAAAATTTTGTATATTTCAGGTGAGGAATCCCTAGCTCAAATCCGTATGCGAGCCAGGAGGATTGGAGCGGTTGTCGCCAATCTGCTTCTGGCCTCTACAACCGACCTGGCGACGGTAGCCTCTTTGATTCGCCGGGAATCTCCGGCCTTAGCCATAGTTGATTCAGTGCAGACAATTTATGATCAGGAAACGGACGGTATCCCCGGGGGCAGCACCCAGGTCAGGCAGGTTGCAGTCAGTCTCATTGATTGCGCCAAAAGTCTGGGAATCCCCATCCTCCTGGTAGGTCATGTAACTAAAGATGGTTCCATTGCCGGCCCCAGAACCCTGGAACATCTAGTCGACGTAGTCTGCCAGTTTGAGGGTGATAATCAGACTGCTTTGAGGCTGCTGAGGAGCCTAAAGAATCGTTTTGGCCCCACTGATGAAGTAGGCTGTTTTGACATGAGCGGGGAAGGCATAGAGGAAGTTGCTGACCCAAGCGGCCTTTTTGTCAGCGATTCTCAGGAACAATCAGCAGGAACCTGTGTGACTTTTATTGTTGATGGTCATCGCAGTCTTCCTCTTGAAATTCAGGCCCTGGTCACTTCTTCTGTCCTGCCCTCTCCCAGACGAACCACCAATGGAGTGGACTACAACCGCTTGGCTATGATTGTAGCTGTTCTTCACCGGCATGGCAGGATATCGTTACTCAATAATGATATTTATGTGTCGACTATTGCCGGAGGTTCTGCCAGGGAACCCGCCTGTGACCTGGCTATCGCCGCTGCCTTGGCCTCAGCTGCCAGGGAGATTCCCATTGACCGCCAGACCCTCTGCCTGGGAGAAATCTCCCTGACGGGGCAGATCCGGCCGGTCCCCCGAATAACAAACCGCCTGCGCGAAGCAGCTAGGATAGGTTTTACCCGGGCTCTGGTTCCTCGGCACAGAAAAGGCTCGCCGTGGTATAAGGAAGCAGATTCACGTCACATCGGGAATCTGGACCTAGTTGAAGTCTCCTCCCTGAAAGAAGCCCTGGAACAGCTTCTGTAG
- a CDS encoding HhH-GPD family protein → MTDSRQSLMKTQDRHVSQAVAAAKATAAYDRLSSWWQDNARDLPWRFGRTSPWGVLVSEVMSQQTPMSRVRPYWLEWMRLWPTPRALSRAAAADIIAAWGRLGYPRRALRLQECARVLVSSYGGQVPSVYDQLIALPGVGDYTASAVLSFAFGTRVPVIDTNIRRVLSRSFEGKESTGGSAKASDRQLAVDLLPRKKEESVIWNQALMEVGAVICTAHKPLCTQCPLKDLCDFYAAGLPGLGQGPTRPRQKFQGTNRQIRGRILQALRESNRKVQEGSQGQMEPHLPSEREDRGQALPPGVAPTLTYNQLLVLCPDHGRLDECLASLDDDGLIVIYKDHSVSLPLR, encoded by the coding sequence ATGACAGACAGCAGGCAATCGTTGATGAAGACTCAGGACAGGCATGTTTCCCAAGCTGTTGCTGCGGCTAAAGCAACTGCAGCATATGACCGTCTTTCTTCTTGGTGGCAGGATAATGCCCGTGACCTGCCTTGGCGTTTTGGCCGGACCAGCCCCTGGGGAGTGCTGGTGTCTGAGGTGATGAGTCAGCAAACACCCATGAGCCGGGTTCGTCCTTACTGGTTGGAATGGATGCGGCTCTGGCCGACTCCCCGCGCGCTGAGCAGGGCTGCTGCGGCTGACATCATTGCTGCTTGGGGACGCCTGGGCTACCCCCGCAGGGCCCTTCGCCTGCAAGAATGTGCCCGAGTTCTGGTCTCCTCTTATGGAGGCCAGGTTCCCTCCGTTTACGATCAACTGATTGCCCTGCCCGGAGTGGGGGATTATACGGCTTCAGCTGTCTTGTCTTTTGCCTTCGGGACCCGGGTTCCGGTTATAGATACGAATATTCGCCGGGTCCTATCCCGCTCTTTTGAAGGCAAGGAATCTACCGGGGGGTCTGCAAAGGCGTCTGACAGGCAGCTTGCAGTGGACCTTCTTCCCCGAAAGAAGGAGGAATCAGTCATCTGGAACCAGGCTCTGATGGAAGTCGGAGCTGTAATTTGTACTGCCCATAAGCCCCTGTGCACCCAATGCCCTCTTAAGGATTTGTGTGATTTTTATGCGGCTGGCCTTCCTGGCCTGGGCCAGGGGCCAACTCGTCCTCGTCAAAAATTCCAGGGAACCAACCGACAGATTCGGGGGCGGATTCTGCAGGCTTTGAGGGAAAGCAACCGAAAAGTACAAGAGGGCAGTCAGGGACAGATGGAGCCGCATTTACCATCAGAAAGAGAAGATAGGGGACAGGCGCTTCCCCCTGGCGTGGCCCCCACCCTGACCTATAACCAGCTGCTGGTTTTATGCCCAGATCATGGGCGGCTGGATGAATGCCTGGCTTCTTTAGATGATGACGGACTGATCGTAATTTATAAGGATCATTCCGTCAGTCTTCCCCTGCGGTAA
- a CDS encoding tRNA (cytidine(34)-2'-O)-methyltransferase, protein MDDNEQTASTTPMPRGVDSMFEYGYRKSSYGPDELVTDAHGNPINVADAMLQPSQASLAETSTPHLCFYSPRIPGNTGSAIRLCAITGTILHLVEPLGFNLKDTKLRRAGLDYHDMTHVVIHPNFTNLVESMPDSRIISFTAQARTLYTEVDYQPNDILLFGPEPGNIPDPMDIMSGDHIYKQVRFPMRPSLRSLNLANCAAIALYEAWRQMGFAGGE, encoded by the coding sequence ATGGACGATAATGAGCAGACTGCAAGCACCACCCCTATGCCCCGGGGAGTGGATTCCATGTTTGAATACGGGTATAGAAAATCATCTTACGGACCGGATGAACTGGTCACCGACGCCCATGGAAATCCCATCAATGTGGCTGATGCCATGCTCCAACCTTCCCAGGCCAGCCTGGCGGAAACATCAACCCCCCATCTATGCTTCTACTCCCCTAGAATTCCGGGAAACACCGGCTCGGCCATCCGCCTCTGCGCCATTACCGGCACCATCCTGCACCTGGTGGAGCCCCTGGGCTTCAACCTAAAAGATACCAAGCTGCGCAGGGCAGGACTGGATTATCATGATATGACTCATGTTGTTATTCATCCCAATTTCACCAATCTGGTGGAATCCATGCCCGACAGTCGGATTATTTCCTTTACCGCCCAGGCACGGACCCTTTACACGGAAGTAGACTACCAGCCCAACGATATTCTCCTTTTCGGCCCTGAACCCGGGAATATTCCCGATCCCATGGATATTATGTCAGGTGATCATATATATAAACAAGTGCGGTTCCCCATGCGGCCCAGCCTGCGCAGTCTCAATCTTGCCAACTGCGCGGCCATAGCTCTCTACGAGGCGTGGAGGCAGATGGGATTTGCCGGGGGAGAATAA
- a CDS encoding ACT domain-containing protein, producing the protein MNKAIITVVGKDTVGIIARVCTYLAGRQVNILDISQTIVDGFFTMMMVADYTQSTSSFEELANHLTELGKTIGVDIHCQREEIFTAMHRI; encoded by the coding sequence ATGAACAAAGCCATTATTACCGTTGTAGGCAAAGATACGGTTGGAATTATTGCACGGGTATGCACCTATCTAGCTGGACGCCAGGTGAATATCTTAGATATTTCGCAGACCATTGTGGATGGATTTTTTACCATGATGATGGTTGCAGATTATACCCAATCTACCAGTTCTTTTGAAGAATTAGCCAATCACCTGACGGAGCTGGGGAAGACTATTGGGGTTGATATTCACTGCCAGAGAGAAGAAATTTTCACCGCCATGCACCGCATTTAG
- a CDS encoding PFL family protein — protein MINFTEVGETNAMISQEKLDVRTVTMGISLVDCISDNLDTLCRNIYNKITAYAGSLVPVCQQIEQEFSIPIVNKRISVTPLSLIGASACSDAGDYVRLCQVLNQAAHDVGVNFLGGFSAIVSKAMTPSDRLLIESLPQALAQTDRVCASVNVGSTRTGIDMDAVELMGHVIKKAAVATADHDSNATTKLVVFCNAPDDNPFMAGAFHGISEGDAVINVGVSGPGVVSHALDQAQGKDFAFLCETIKRTAFKITRVGQLVAQEASSRLGVPFGIIDLSLAPTPAIGDSVGQILEKMGLARVGGPGTTAALALLNDQVKKGGIMASSYVGGLSGAFIPVSEDSIMIDAASKGNLTIEKLEAMTCVCSVGLDMIAIPGDTSDSTISGIIADEAAIGMVNQKTTAVRLIPVIGKTVGDKAEFGGLLGHAPIIPVNKTDCSAFVTRGGRIPAPVHSFKN, from the coding sequence ATGATTAATTTCACCGAGGTTGGCGAGACCAATGCCATGATCAGCCAAGAAAAGCTGGATGTACGCACCGTCACCATGGGCATCAGCCTGGTGGATTGCATCAGTGACAACCTGGACACCCTCTGCCGGAACATTTATAACAAAATCACTGCTTATGCCGGCAGCCTGGTCCCTGTCTGCCAGCAGATAGAGCAAGAATTCAGCATTCCTATTGTCAACAAGCGCATTTCTGTCACCCCTCTTTCTTTGATCGGTGCAAGCGCCTGCTCTGACGCCGGGGATTACGTCCGTCTCTGTCAGGTTCTTAATCAGGCTGCTCATGATGTAGGAGTCAACTTTTTGGGCGGCTTCTCAGCCATAGTTTCCAAGGCTATGACCCCGTCTGACCGTCTACTGATTGAATCCCTCCCCCAAGCACTAGCTCAGACTGATCGGGTCTGTGCCTCCGTCAACGTTGGCTCTACCCGCACCGGGATTGATATGGATGCCGTAGAGCTTATGGGACACGTTATAAAAAAGGCAGCTGTGGCAACTGCTGATCATGACAGCAATGCCACCACCAAATTGGTCGTTTTCTGCAATGCTCCTGATGACAACCCTTTTATGGCCGGTGCCTTCCACGGGATTAGCGAGGGGGATGCCGTGATTAATGTAGGCGTTTCAGGCCCTGGGGTAGTGTCTCATGCCCTAGACCAGGCTCAGGGAAAAGACTTTGCCTTCCTGTGTGAGACCATTAAGCGCACCGCTTTTAAAATCACCCGGGTCGGGCAGCTAGTTGCCCAGGAAGCCTCTTCCCGTTTAGGAGTTCCTTTTGGAATCATTGATCTTTCACTGGCTCCTACTCCGGCAATTGGCGATTCAGTCGGTCAGATTCTGGAAAAAATGGGGCTGGCCCGGGTAGGCGGCCCTGGCACCACTGCCGCCTTGGCCCTGCTCAATGATCAGGTCAAAAAGGGAGGAATCATGGCTTCTTCTTATGTTGGCGGCCTGTCAGGGGCTTTTATCCCTGTTTCTGAGGACAGCATCATGATTGATGCTGCCAGCAAAGGAAATCTGACCATAGAGAAGCTGGAAGCCATGACCTGTGTCTGCTCGGTAGGTCTTGACATGATTGCTATCCCGGGAGATACCAGTGATTCCACTATATCCGGTATTATTGCCGATGAAGCTGCTATTGGTATGGTCAATCAAAAAACAACAGCCGTCCGCCTTATTCCTGTTATAGGAAAGACTGTGGGAGATAAGGCTGAATTTGGTGGGTTACTTGGGCATGCCCCGATTATTCCTGTCAACAAAACCGATTGCTCAGCCTTTGTAACCAGAGGGGGACGCATACCAGCCCCGGTCCATAGTTTCAAAAACTGA
- a CDS encoding metal-dependent hydrolase family protein, whose amino-acid sequence MADIDISHVKEAGEAKLKNVKNTVSSLVASVRTEVEQKQQKVEHTPFAIHHANLVYTYPGEGGLGKEEGEIKKDMTLVVSEEGTIEAIFPTKDTDRVSAIPATYKPLDAEGRYLLPGLINVHTHLFNTGESLPSNTMTKEAQAEQRQKMLSGPGHVALRGMTRRMANELLYSGVTTIRTVGDIAFDTVDLRDDVQDGKVLGPRILASGPMLAGVNGHGAPLLSMECPDKEQALKNIHTLLDNGVNAVKIAATGGVTDAKKIGDAGAPQLTEDIMAVIVEEAHKSGIIVAAHAQSLEGVKRALRAGVDTIEHGAALDDEALALFHNNPKSLNGYSALTPTLSAIYPETDLDPKELDLSDVARGNAEIVGKTMTEGAQRAVKEKLNILVGTDTAMPYVTQYNTWRELDFLVRYAGMTKAQALFAATTENAKVLGLAEVTGALKEGLSADLLVVNDNPLEDLRALDKPDLVVANGVPVWHPQATHFPKVDAALDTL is encoded by the coding sequence ATGGCAGACATTGATATCTCTCATGTAAAAGAAGCAGGAGAAGCTAAGCTAAAAAACGTAAAGAATACGGTTTCTTCCTTAGTAGCTTCGGTACGAACAGAGGTGGAACAAAAACAGCAGAAGGTGGAGCACACCCCCTTTGCCATCCATCATGCCAACTTAGTCTATACCTATCCGGGAGAAGGCGGTCTGGGCAAGGAAGAGGGCGAAATCAAAAAGGACATGACCCTTGTGGTGTCCGAGGAAGGAACCATTGAAGCCATCTTCCCTACCAAGGATACTGATCGGGTTTCAGCTATTCCCGCTACTTACAAGCCCCTTGATGCAGAAGGTCGTTACCTGCTTCCCGGCTTGATTAACGTTCATACCCATCTTTTCAACACAGGAGAGAGCCTCCCCTCCAACACCATGACCAAGGAAGCTCAAGCGGAGCAGAGACAGAAGATGCTCAGCGGACCCGGTCATGTAGCCCTACGCGGTATGACCCGCCGGATGGCAAATGAACTTCTCTATTCAGGGGTGACCACCATACGAACTGTGGGCGATATCGCCTTTGACACCGTAGATCTGCGCGATGATGTTCAAGACGGGAAGGTACTCGGTCCTCGGATTCTTGCTTCTGGCCCCATGCTGGCAGGCGTCAACGGTCATGGAGCTCCCCTGCTCTCTATGGAGTGCCCCGATAAAGAGCAGGCCTTGAAAAACATTCATACCCTGCTGGACAACGGGGTCAACGCTGTTAAGATTGCTGCCACGGGCGGCGTGACCGATGCCAAGAAAATCGGCGATGCCGGCGCCCCACAATTAACCGAAGATATCATGGCTGTAATCGTTGAAGAGGCACACAAATCTGGAATCATTGTAGCTGCTCATGCTCAAAGCCTGGAGGGGGTCAAGCGGGCCCTACGGGCTGGAGTAGATACCATTGAGCACGGAGCTGCACTGGATGATGAGGCCCTTGCCCTCTTCCACAACAATCCCAAGAGCCTCAATGGCTACAGCGCTTTGACTCCCACCTTGTCTGCTATTTACCCTGAGACAGATTTGGATCCTAAAGAGCTGGATTTGAGTGATGTTGCCAGGGGCAATGCTGAAATTGTTGGTAAGACCATGACCGAAGGGGCACAGCGGGCAGTTAAAGAGAAGCTGAATATTCTGGTGGGAACCGATACAGCCATGCCTTACGTCACCCAGTACAACACCTGGCGTGAACTTGACTTCTTGGTTCGCTACGCTGGAATGACCAAAGCTCAAGCCCTCTTTGCCGCAACGACAGAAAACGCCAAAGTCTTGGGCTTGGCCGAAGTGACAGGCGCCTTAAAGGAAGGTCTCAGTGCTGACCTCCTGGTGGTGAATGACAACCCCCTGGAGGATCTGCGGGCACTGGATAAGCCTGACTTGGTGGTAGCCAATGGCGTACCGGTCTGGCATCCTCAGGCCACCCACTTCCCTAAGGTAGATGCTGCTTTGGATACCCTGTAA
- the galK gene encoding galactokinase, with product MRQNIMRQGMTGVSDSSDSSDKAANPVERKPGSAGTAGAAAPAIKFIPALSDAQGARQAWDLFTAVFQTQPEGVWDAPGRVNLIGEHTDYNGGLCLPIALPHRTFIALRSRTDTQVNLVSSINPDSLAHADLQGLEAGGVEGWAAYPVGVAWAMRRQGLPVRGFDAAFVSCLPLGAGLSSSAAMTCSTALALDEAFNLGYGKSDEGRVTLISMAIASENEMAGASTGGLDQNASMRCQEGKALLLDCRPGLTSFENVSQQDCDLSAYGLELLVVDTCAPHQLNDGQYAQRRATCEAAAHKLGVANLREVADTLAAQTGDDEEARLAALKTVVNKLDNPVEMKRVRHVVTEIWRVTEFVRAFAQGDIERAGHLFNASHVSLRDDYQVTVPELDLAVETARANGAYGARMTGGGFGGSIIALVNQGQSQPLAQKIATAFADRGFNQPRALTAVASGPAQRVL from the coding sequence ATGAGGCAGAACATCATGAGGCAGGGTATGACAGGTGTGTCAGATTCGTCAGATTCGTCAGATAAGGCGGCTAATCCTGTGGAGAGGAAGCCAGGTTCAGCAGGCACGGCCGGAGCTGCGGCTCCGGCGATAAAATTTATCCCTGCCTTGTCTGATGCACAGGGAGCCCGGCAAGCATGGGATCTTTTTACTGCTGTATTCCAGACCCAACCAGAGGGAGTATGGGATGCCCCCGGCAGAGTCAACCTGATCGGGGAGCATACAGATTATAACGGGGGCTTGTGCCTGCCTATTGCTCTGCCCCACAGGACTTTTATTGCTCTTCGGTCCCGGACTGATACTCAGGTAAACCTGGTTTCTTCCATCAATCCAGATTCGCTTGCCCATGCTGATCTGCAGGGCTTGGAAGCCGGGGGGGTTGAAGGCTGGGCTGCCTATCCTGTAGGTGTTGCTTGGGCAATGCGCCGTCAGGGGTTGCCTGTTCGTGGCTTCGATGCAGCTTTTGTCTCCTGCCTTCCCCTGGGGGCAGGACTGAGTTCATCGGCCGCCATGACCTGTTCCACTGCCCTGGCTCTGGACGAGGCTTTTAACCTGGGGTATGGAAAGAGCGATGAGGGCCGGGTCACCTTGATTTCCATGGCTATTGCTTCAGAGAATGAGATGGCTGGTGCCAGTACTGGGGGCTTGGATCAGAACGCCTCCATGCGCTGTCAGGAGGGTAAGGCCCTGCTTCTAGACTGCAGACCCGGTTTAACTTCTTTCGAGAATGTGTCTCAGCAGGATTGTGATCTTTCTGCTTATGGATTGGAACTTTTGGTTGTGGATACCTGTGCTCCCCACCAGCTTAATGACGGTCAGTATGCCCAGCGCAGGGCTACCTGTGAAGCTGCTGCTCATAAGCTGGGAGTGGCTAATTTGAGGGAAGTGGCAGATACCCTGGCTGCCCAGACAGGGGATGACGAAGAGGCTCGTTTGGCTGCTTTGAAAACAGTGGTGAACAAGCTGGATAATCCGGTTGAAATGAAGAGGGTACGCCATGTGGTCACGGAAATCTGGCGTGTAACCGAGTTTGTTCGAGCGTTTGCTCAGGGAGACATCGAGCGGGCAGGCCACCTTTTTAATGCTTCTCATGTCTCCCTGCGGGATGATTATCAGGTGACTGTTCCCGAGCTTGATCTGGCAGTTGAAACAGCCCGGGCCAATGGTGCTTATGGGGCCCGGATGACCGGTGGCGGTTTTGGAGGATCGATTATTGCCCTTGTTAATCAGGGACAGTCCCAACCCCTTGCCCAGAAGATTGCCACCGCCTTCGCTGATCGAGGTTTTAATCAGCCTCGAGCCCTGACGGCTGTAGCTTCTGGACCAGCGCAAAGAGTCTTATGA